The genome window CAGCAGGACGGTCGTCCCGAGCACGGAGACCGGCGTCACCGTCTGTAAGAGCATGGTCGGGCTACGGGACGAGGGGTAAAAGTGGCCGCGGAACGGGTCGGCGCCGTCGCATCCGCGTCGCGGGCGCGGCGCTCCCCCGTCCGCCGCCGGCCGCTTCGGTCCGCGTCGTCACTCCAGCAGTCCGAGGCCGTTCAGCTCCTCGACGATCACGTCGACGGCGGCCGCGGCGTCGTCGGGGGTCGTCCCGCCGGTGACGACCACCTTGCCGCTCCCGAACAGCAGCGCGACGACCTCCGGCTCGTCGAGGCGGTAGACGAGGCCGGGGAACTGCTCCGGCTCGTACTCGATGTGTTCCAAGCCGAGGCCGATCGCGATGGCGTTCAGGTTCAGGCTCTCGCCGAGGTCGGCCGAGGTGACGATGTTCTGGACCGTGACCTCCGGGTCCTCGATCGGGATCTGGAGCGCCCGGAGCTCCTCGAAGACGATGTCGAGGCTCTCGTGGACCGCCTCGATCGAGTTCGCGCCGGTGCAGACGATCTTCCCGGAGCGGAAGATCAGGGCGGCCGACTTCGGGTCCGTGGTGCGGTAGACGAGCCCGGGGAACTGCTCGGGGTCGTAGTCGGCCCCCTCGAGGTCCATCGCGACGCTCTGGAGATCGAGCTCCTGTCCGATCCCCGTGGAAGCGACGACGTTCTCTACGGTGATCGTCTCCTTCGGGTCGGCCGTCATTACCTCCACTCTCGCCCGAACGCCGTAAAAAGGTGGCTGGTCGGAACCGCCACGCTATTGGCGCCGCCGCGCGGAGCAGGCGGCGTGTACTGGCTCGAACTCGCCGGCGAGACCGACGCGTTCGCGGCCCGCGAGGCCGCGACCGCCGCGGCCGGCGTCGACCTCCTCGCGCCGGGGATCGCGCGGGCCGGCGGGATCGACCGCGTCCGCGTCCGCCGGCTCGCGTACACCCGCGCCGCCCACGAGGCGGTCGCGCGGACCGACGCCGACGTCGACGCCGCGGCCGCCGCGCTCCGGGCCGCGTCGCTCGACCGATCCGGGAGCGTCGCGGTCCGCGCCCGGAACGTCCGGGGCACGTCCGAGGTCTCCACCGAGGCGGCCGAGCGCGCGCTCGGCGGCGTCCTCGTCGACCGCGGGTTCGATGTCGACCTCGACGACCCCGACCACGTCCTCCGCGCGCTCTTTTCGGCCGGCCCGCGCGCCGAACACGACGCGGTGGCCGGCGCCGACGGCGGCGACGCGGACTGCTGCGCGCTCGGCTGGGTCGCGGCCGAGGCGGCCCGCGACTTCGCCCCGAACCCCACCGACCGCCCCTTCTTCCAGCCGGGGAGCATGGCCCCCGCGGACGCCCGCGCCTACGCCAACCTCGCGGGCGCCGCACCCGGGCGGACCCTGCTCGATCCGATGTGCGGCACCGGCGGGCTCCCGCTGGAGGCCGGGCTCGTGGGCGCCGACGCCGTCGCCTGCGACGCGCAGGCGAAGATGGTCCGCGGCGCGCGAGAGAACTTCCGCGAGTACCTCGGTACTCCCGACACTGACGGATTCCCGGAGTGGCACGTCGCGCGCGGCGACGCGACCGCGCTGCCCCTCTCTGACGACGCCGTCGACGGCGTCGCGTTCGACGCCCCGTACGGTCGGCAGTCGAAGATCGCGCGCCACG of Halorubrum trapanicum contains these proteins:
- a CDS encoding TATA-box-binding protein, producing the protein MTADPKETITVENVVASTGIGQELDLQSVAMDLEGADYDPEQFPGLVYRTTDPKSAALIFRSGKIVCTGANSIEAVHESLDIVFEELRALQIPIEDPEVTVQNIVTSADLGESLNLNAIAIGLGLEHIEYEPEQFPGLVYRLDEPEVVALLFGSGKVVVTGGTTPDDAAAAVDVIVEELNGLGLLE
- a CDS encoding THUMP domain-containing protein; this translates as MYWLELAGETDAFAAREAATAAAGVDLLAPGIARAGGIDRVRVRRLAYTRAAHEAVARTDADVDAAAAALRAASLDRSGSVAVRARNVRGTSEVSTEAAERALGGVLVDRGFDVDLDDPDHVLRALFSAGPRAEHDAVAGADGGDADCCALGWVAAEAARDFAPNPTDRPFFQPGSMAPADARAYANLAGAAPGRTLLDPMCGTGGLPLEAGLVGADAVACDAQAKMVRGARENFREYLGTPDTDGFPEWHVARGDATALPLSDDAVDGVAFDAPYGRQSKIARHELADLVAGALDEAARVAPRAVLVADRDWRAPARDAGWTVDAAFERRVHRSLTRHVLVLRRGDAAGSGGVAAGLSADRE